In Janthinobacterium rivuli, a single genomic region encodes these proteins:
- the fliP gene encoding flagellar type III secretion system pore protein FliP (The bacterial flagellar biogenesis protein FliP forms a type III secretion system (T3SS)-type pore required for flagellar assembly.), with product MKLAVPGLSRRRGALAAALAVPVLMLCCATAGAQDLLAGVVPGAKTDLSVKMQILVVMTLLGLLPVMVMMMTSFTRFVIVLSLLRQALGLQQGLPNRIVTGIALILTLLVMRPIGDQVWKEAFVPYDRDQIGMQEALKIAEVPISRFMLAQTSKAALAQIAHLAGEPASMRPQDHSFTVKLAAFVLSELKTAFQIGCMLFIPFLIIDLVVASVLMAMGMMMLSPLVISLPFKLLLFVLVDGWTLTVNTLVTSIQGY from the coding sequence ATGAAGCTGGCGGTACCCGGTTTGAGCCGGCGCCGCGGCGCGCTGGCTGCCGCGCTGGCTGTTCCCGTCCTGATGCTGTGCTGCGCCACCGCTGGCGCGCAGGATTTATTGGCCGGCGTGGTGCCGGGCGCGAAGACCGACCTGTCGGTCAAGATGCAGATCCTCGTCGTCATGACCCTGCTCGGGCTGCTGCCCGTGATGGTCATGATGATGACCAGCTTTACCCGCTTCGTCATCGTGCTGTCCCTGCTGCGCCAGGCCCTGGGCCTGCAGCAGGGCTTGCCCAACCGCATCGTCACCGGCATCGCCCTGATCCTCACCTTGCTGGTCATGCGCCCCATCGGCGACCAGGTGTGGAAGGAAGCGTTCGTGCCGTACGACCGCGACCAGATCGGCATGCAGGAAGCCCTGAAGATCGCCGAAGTGCCGATTTCGCGCTTCATGCTGGCGCAGACGAGCAAGGCGGCGCTGGCGCAGATCGCGCACCTGGCAGGCGAACCGGCAAGCATGCGCCCGCAAGATCATAGTTTCACGGTCAAGCTGGCCGCGTTCGTGCTGTCCGAACTCAAGACGGCGTTCCAGATCGGCTGCATGCTGTTCATACCGTTCCTCATCATCGATCTGGTGGTGGCGTCCGTGCTGATGGCCATGGGCATGATGATGCTCTCGCCGCTCGTCATTTCGCTGCCGTTCAAGCTGCTGCTGTTCGTGCTCGTCGACGGCTGGACCCTGACCGTCAACACCCTAGTTACCAGCATACAGGGCTATTGA
- a CDS encoding flagellar biosynthetic protein FliR, with the protein MDQIFNQVLPFLLAVWWPFCRILAMLSASPVIGDAMVPVPVRVLLSLVLAILMLPVMQASGVSQDLLKIDPFSLHALVATLEQAIIGFVLGLAFHFAMSVMSVLGYLVSSQVGFSMAVMNDPLNGTSSDVITGMLTIMCMIVFFAIDGHLVLTGVIGASFKAWPVGQGYGPLLLQTVAYNVAWIFAAAMLLALPIVFSTMVVQLGFGFLNRVAPSLNLFSLGFSMITVFGLLMVGQIVRFIPEHYIAMTNRVLDMIAEQMRVAHG; encoded by the coding sequence ATGGATCAGATTTTCAATCAGGTGCTGCCGTTTCTGCTGGCCGTGTGGTGGCCGTTCTGCCGCATCCTGGCCATGCTCAGCGCCTCGCCCGTGATCGGCGACGCCATGGTGCCCGTGCCCGTGCGGGTGCTGCTGTCGCTGGTGCTGGCGATCCTGATGCTGCCCGTGATGCAGGCCTCGGGCGTGTCGCAGGACTTGCTGAAGATTGATCCGTTTTCGCTGCACGCCCTCGTCGCCACCCTGGAGCAGGCCATCATCGGCTTCGTCCTGGGCCTGGCCTTCCACTTCGCCATGTCCGTCATGTCGGTGCTCGGCTACCTGGTGTCGAGCCAGGTTGGCTTTTCCATGGCCGTCATGAACGACCCGCTCAACGGCACCTCGTCGGACGTGATCACGGGGATGCTCACCATCATGTGCATGATCGTGTTTTTCGCCATCGACGGCCACCTCGTGCTGACGGGCGTGATCGGCGCCAGTTTCAAGGCCTGGCCCGTGGGGCAGGGCTACGGGCCGCTGCTGCTGCAGACGGTGGCATACAACGTGGCGTGGATTTTCGCCGCCGCCATGCTGCTGGCCTTGCCCATCGTCTTTTCCACCATGGTGGTGCAACTGGGTTTCGGCTTCCTGAACCGCGTGGCGCCGTCGCTGAACCTGTTTTCGCTGGGCTTTTCCATGATCACCGTGTTCGGCCTGCTGATGGTGGGGCAGATCGTGCGCTTTATCCCGGAGCACTACATCGCCATGACGAACCGGGTGCTCGATATGATCGCCGAACAGATGCGGGTGGCCCATGGATAG
- a CDS encoding EscU/YscU/HrcU family type III secretion system export apparatus switch protein, whose translation MADSSTGDKTEKASQQKLKKSRQEGQVVRSRDLSTALGILISMKVFIYLLPGYLVSFRELFAMAFMPLDSKGALENAMSMAFTTSVGLLIKMIVPLFCVPLFVVLGSLIPGGWVISSKNWMPKMERLSPAKNLGRLFAPKHAFEFGLSIAKAAVLGMVLVHVSRSSLVQYVDLQHRPLQQAMLDGSALMLDGLMALISVFVLFAIIDVPAQAFFFARNQRMSKQDVKEEHKSSEGRPEVRQRIRQLQQQIGRRSVRKTVPDADVVIVNPEHYAVALKYDHDRAEAPFVVAKGVDEMALYIRQVAKEHNIETLELPPLARAIYNTSQVQQQIPVQLYQAVSQVLNYILQLKAFRSGQRAAQPVLPTEMAVPSHLSEVVPS comes from the coding sequence ATGGCGGATAGCAGCACGGGCGATAAAACCGAAAAGGCGTCACAGCAAAAGCTGAAGAAGTCGCGCCAGGAAGGGCAGGTGGTGCGTTCGCGCGACCTGTCGACGGCGCTGGGCATCCTGATCAGCATGAAGGTTTTCATTTACCTGCTGCCAGGCTATCTGGTGAGCTTTCGCGAGCTGTTCGCCATGGCCTTCATGCCGCTCGACAGCAAGGGCGCGCTGGAAAATGCCATGTCGATGGCGTTTACGACGTCGGTGGGCTTGCTGATCAAGATGATCGTGCCGCTGTTCTGCGTGCCCCTGTTCGTCGTGCTCGGCTCATTGATCCCCGGCGGCTGGGTCATCAGCTCGAAGAACTGGATGCCGAAGATGGAGCGCCTGAGCCCGGCCAAGAATCTGGGCCGTCTGTTTGCGCCCAAGCATGCTTTTGAATTCGGCTTGTCGATCGCCAAGGCCGCCGTACTGGGCATGGTGCTGGTGCATGTGAGCCGCTCCAGCCTGGTGCAATACGTGGACTTGCAACACCGGCCCCTGCAGCAGGCCATGCTCGACGGCTCGGCGCTGATGCTCGACGGGCTGATGGCGCTCATTTCCGTCTTCGTCCTGTTTGCCATCATCGACGTGCCGGCGCAGGCGTTTTTCTTTGCCCGCAACCAGCGCATGAGCAAGCAGGATGTCAAGGAAGAGCATAAAAGCAGCGAAGGGCGGCCCGAAGTGCGCCAGCGCATCCGCCAGCTGCAGCAGCAGATCGGCCGGCGCAGCGTGCGCAAGACCGTGCCCGACGCCGACGTGGTGATCGTCAACCCCGAGCATTACGCCGTCGCACTGAAGTATGACCACGACCGCGCCGAGGCGCCGTTCGTCGTTGCCAAGGGCGTCGACGAGATGGCGCTGTATATCCGGCAAGTGGCGAAGGAACACAATATTGAAACGCTGGAGTTGCCGCCGCTGGCGCGCGCCATCTACAACACCAGCCAGGTGCAGCAGCAGATTCCCGTGCAGCTGTACCAGGCCGTGTCGCAGGTGCTGAACTACATCCTGCAATTGAAAGCATTCCGGTCCGGGCAGCGTGCCGCCCAGCCCGTATTACCCACCGAGATGGCCGTGCCATCTCATCTGAGCGAGGTAGTCCCTTCATGA
- a CDS encoding FliM/FliN family flagellar motor switch protein — protein MNMTDTNQSETLLEDLGDDMIIEQGDVSDVASGRARRDIPQMMRKIPVTLTLEVGSARISLEELMAIGPESVIELDMLAGEPLVIKVNGTPIGRAEVVVAGENYGLKVIDLDGLNLDLMTA, from the coding sequence ATGAATATGACCGATACCAACCAGAGCGAAACCCTGCTGGAAGACCTGGGCGATGACATGATCATCGAGCAGGGCGATGTGTCCGACGTGGCCAGCGGCCGTGCGCGGCGCGACATTCCGCAGATGATGCGCAAGATTCCCGTCACCCTGACCCTGGAAGTGGGCTCGGCCCGCATCTCGCTGGAAGAGTTGATGGCCATCGGCCCGGAAAGCGTGATCGAACTCGACATGCTGGCCGGCGAACCGCTGGTGATCAAGGTCAACGGCACGCCGATCGGCCGTGCCGAAGTGGTGGTGGCCGGCGAGAACTATGGCCTGAAAGTCATCGACCTCGACGGCCTCAATCTCGACCTGATGACAGCATGA
- a CDS encoding flagellar biosynthetic protein FliQ, whose translation MFTPEVAVDLIIEALHVVMLLVVILVVPGLLMGLLVALVQAATSINEQTMSFLPRLLVTLLALILAGRWMAGYLMDYCVSIFQRAATLVG comes from the coding sequence ATGTTTACCCCTGAAGTCGCCGTCGACCTGATCATCGAAGCATTGCATGTCGTCATGCTGCTGGTGGTGATCCTGGTCGTGCCCGGTTTGCTCATGGGCCTGCTGGTCGCGCTGGTGCAGGCGGCCACCTCGATCAATGAACAGACTATGAGTTTCCTGCCGCGCCTGCTGGTCACCCTGCTGGCCCTGATCCTGGCCGGACGCTGGATGGCCGGTTATCTGATGGATTATTGCGTGTCCATCTTTCAGCGCGCCGCCACCCTGGTCGGATAG